The proteins below are encoded in one region of Rhododendron vialii isolate Sample 1 chromosome 7a, ASM3025357v1:
- the LOC131333963 gene encoding FCS-Like Zinc finger 5-like: MMLGKRTRPPVKRTTSMTEFTLDLAMEQDPSQQPSDPFNTGGGAGLNHRFFAAAGVSPRVHRHNSCDFVETAQFLKSCFLCNRRLVPGRDIYIYKGESAFCSLECRQQQMNEEERKERRSLTSKKEAPAAAGSEVVSAVAGETVAATV; this comes from the exons ATGATGTTGGGTAAGAGAACACGTCCACCGGTAAAGAGGACTACTAGCATGACGGAGTTCACCTTAGATCTGGCCATGGAGCAGGACCCAAGTCAGCAGCCGTCCGATCCTTTCAACACCGGCGGCGGCGCCGGATTAAACCACCGCTTTTTCGCCGCCGCCGGCGTCTCTCCGCGCGTCCACCGTCATAATTCCTGCGACTTCGTCGAGACCGCTCAGTTCTTGAAATCTTGCTTCCTCTGTAACCGCCGTTTGGTACCCGGCCGTGACATCTATATTTACAa aGGCGAAAGTGCATTTTGCAGCCTAGAGTGCAGACAACAACAGATGAACGAggaggagaggaaagagaggcGTTCGTTGACATCAAAGAAAGAAGCGCCGGCGGCCGCCGGATCAGAAGTGGTGTCCGCCGTCGCCGGTGAGACCGTCGCCGCCACCGTGTAG